The Nitrospira sp. DNA segment GGAAGAAGGTGTGGGGGGGAAGTGGAGTCAGGAGGACGTTCGACGGGCGCATTCGAGGATCGACCGGCAGTCCCGCAATGAAGTGAGCAAGCGAACGTTTCTTATCCACTCGCCGGGTTGTGAACCCATTCAGAAAGAGGGTTATGCCGATCCGCATAAGCGCCCGCGATAAATAGTTCCGCAGTTACAGCTCATTGAAACGACAACGGTCGTGGCGTATTGTTCACGAACTGTAGTGGAGTGCTATACGGACAGAAATTGGCAGATCTGGCTCTTATGCGGATTGGCCTAAACATTGTTCGGCATCGAGGAGAGTGGCCATGCCCCTTAGCCCTGCGGAGCAACTTGCACACAGTACGGTGAGGATTGAGTGCGACCTTTCCGGTGGCGGACTTGGAACAGGAACTGGTTTCTTCTACAGCCTCAACCGTAATGAAGCGCAACACATTCCGGTTATCGTTACCAATAAGCATGTTGTAGAGGGCGCGGTGAAAGGCCGTTTCCTCCTTACGTTACACAACGGCACGGACGGGCCAGCTATCGGCAAGGTTCAATCTTACGAGCTTGACTCCTTCCAGAGGCGGTGGCTGCCTCATCCTGATAATGATGTTGATCTATGCGTAATGCCAATTGCGCCGCTGCTTCACGAGGCCGAGAAGACAAACACAAGATTCTTCTTCTTAACATTGGACAAAGATCTGATTCCCAAAACATCTGATATGGATGACATGCTGGGTTTAGAAACCATTGTAATGGTTGGCTATCCCAACGGACTCTGGGACAAAGTTAACAACCTGCCGATATTCAGACAGGGCGTTCTTGCGTCGGACTACAAATACGACTGGAATGGGAAGAAGGAATTTCTCATTGATGCCGCCTGCTTTCCCGGCTCAAGTGGCTCGCCAGTGCTTCTATTTGAAATCGGAAGTTACCAAACGAGAAATGCGCTTGTTATGGGGTCGCGTATAAAACTGCTGGGCATTCTTTACGCGGGGCCTCAGCACACAATTCATGGTGACATACAGGTTGTGACAGTTCCCACACAGCAGAAGCCAATCTCAGTCGCAGCAATTCCCAATAACCTTGGCATAGTTATCAAGGCCGACCAACTGAACGCGTTTGAAGGAATGCTGAATTGATGCCGAGCCCATCATTGCACTGGACCTGCGCGAAAAGCCGCGCAGGCCGGTGAATTTAGACGTGTGCGCCGGGCATGGCGCGTTACTTAGTCGGTGCAAGTCCGACTGCCAGGTTGTCGCAGAGCCGAAGGCAAGGAGAAGGGCAAGGGCGTCGCCGTGAGGCGGGGTCTGAAGGAAGTCCAATCCGAAACTGCGGGGCGATGAACAAGAACCGGATAGGAGGCGTGATGCATCCGGGGCGAGCGGGCACGTGACCGCGAAGCCCTCCATCTGCGGTAGTTGGGATGCATTTTGTAAATCCGGCGTCTATGCAGTGAAGGTAACGCGTCTTACCCCGGGAGATCCCCGCGGTGCTTCGGAGCATCGAAGCTGGGCGTCTGGAAACGGGCGCTGAATACTGCGGGGAAGTCAGCAGAGGGCATAGTAGGTGCCGCCCGCACCGAAGGCCCGAACGATGAAAGACGACGGCGCATGACGAAGAGAGACGGGACTGCATCTGAGCACCTGCCCACGCAGGCTGCGGCCATGCCGCAGGATGAACTCGTCGCTGGATTGTCAGGCCAACCCGAGTCGATTCAACCCCACGCGTTGCTGGCCCACGTGTTAGAGCGGGCCAACCTGCAACGGGCATTGAAGCAAGTGCGCCAGAACAAAGGCGCGCCGGGCATCGACGGCATGACCGTCGATGAACTGCCAGAGTACCTCCGACATCACTGGCCGAAAATCCGTGCGCAACTGGAAGCGGGCCAGTATCGGCCGCAACCGGTCAGGCGTGTGGAGATTCCCAAGCCAGATGGGAAGACTCGCCCGCTGGGAATTCCCACAGTGTTGGATCGGTTTATTCAGCAAGCCATCGCGCAAGTTATTTCGGCGCAATGGGAGCCGCACTTTCACCGCTACAGCTACGGATTTCGACCGCAACGCTCGGCCCATCAGGCCGTACGCGAAGTGCAAACGAACATCCGGGCAGGGTACGGTTGGGTGGTGGACATGGAC contains these protein-coding regions:
- a CDS encoding serine protease, which encodes MPLSPAEQLAHSTVRIECDLSGGGLGTGTGFFYSLNRNEAQHIPVIVTNKHVVEGAVKGRFLLTLHNGTDGPAIGKVQSYELDSFQRRWLPHPDNDVDLCVMPIAPLLHEAEKTNTRFFFLTLDKDLIPKTSDMDDMLGLETIVMVGYPNGLWDKVNNLPIFRQGVLASDYKYDWNGKKEFLIDAACFPGSSGSPVLLFEIGSYQTRNALVMGSRIKLLGILYAGPQHTIHGDIQVVTVPTQQKPISVAAIPNNLGIVIKADQLNAFEGMLN